The nucleotide window TGTTCACCACACCAACAATTGGATATTCTTCCATAAGGGAAACAAATTCCTGGACTGTGCCTTGTTTTTCTTTTTTAGTTGCTGATATTTTTTCTGCCATTATTCCACCTTAACTGGTTTTGACATGGTTAATTTCAAGTACACTTGCTTGATGTTTTCTTCATGCTGTGGCAAGTGCTGTAATATTTGATTGTAGAGTGAATCAATATTCTCCACAATGTCTGTTTCACTTTCTTCTTCATTGCCAACTCTGCATTGAACTTGTGGCTGTAATTTTGCGCTGACTTTGACAGTCTTTTGCAATTTATCATAGAGTGGCTTGAGTGTTGCTTTAGGAGGAACAACGCAACCTGCTTTTGGGTTTGGCATTTTTCCACGTGGACCAAATACTTTCCCGAACGCGCCTGCGATTTGCGCCATGATGTTTGCCTGCGCGATAAAAAATTGATATTCAGAAGCAAGTCTTTTTGCTTTCTTTTTGTCGCTTGCGTATTCTACGAATTCTTCCTGAAGAATAACTTTATCGCATACTTTTGTCGCTTCTTCTTTAAGTTCCGCGCCGATAAGCGCGCAAACGCGTGCCGGCTTTCCCCGACCGTGGGGAAGCATTGCGAAAAATTCCATTTGTTCTTCTGGTTTTTTGAGATTTAAACCTTGGAGCGTGACAATGAGATCAATGTTTTGCTTGAATCCTCGTTTCTTAGAATCTTGTTTAAGTTTTTTTACTACTGCTGCTATTGTTTCTTTTTTCAAGTTCTCACCTTATACCCTTCTACGTTCCATTGGATCGTAGTTCTGCGGGATAGATGGAAAGAAAAAGAGGTTGTTTATAAAGATTGTTGTTCTTGCTTTCATTCAAAAATTTAGCAATCCTACCCTTCAGGAACAGAAGCAAGGCGCTGTCCAACCCCAAGCATTGTATAAAGCAGTGTTTTGGCAGCCTGTTCAGAAACATGATCGCGATACTCAACAGGTACTTTTCTTCCTAATGTTCTATAAAACGTGTCAAATTGTACTCTCTGTGTCTCAAGCAAAGATTGGAGAACAGTTCGCATCTCTCGATTTTTAGGTGGAAAAACTTCTAACATTAAACCATGAGGAGCACGAAAGAGCTCATCGCATTCGAAAGCACAAAGAAACAATTGAAATTCGTAGTCGTTAAAGCGAGCTCTTGGATTAAGAGCTCGATACGCCGCGCTATGAGAGAGCGTAACAGAAAGATCCTCGCTGCCATCAGAACGATCTTTTGCGTAGTTTCCATATTGCAGAGTGCAATCCATCTCTAACAATTGCCAGACGCCGCCTGCGGGAATGCGCGCAGACTGAACGTGCGGTAACTGAGGTGCGCGAGAGATTTGTTCCAACCCAATACCAGAATCCACAACAAGCGCATGAAAAATATTTTCTAACGTCATGAGGGAGAGAAATAACAAACGATTTAAATTGATTATGATATTCTTGGCGCGTTGTCTGAAAGATCAATTTTTACATGGGAACTCG belongs to Candidatus Woesearchaeota archaeon and includes:
- a CDS encoding 50S ribosomal protein L1; translated protein: MKKETIAAVVKKLKQDSKKRGFKQNIDLIVTLQGLNLKKPEEQMEFFAMLPHGRGKPARVCALIGAELKEEATKVCDKVILQEEFVEYASDKKKAKRLASEYQFFIAQANIMAQIAGAFGKVFGPRGKMPNPKAGCVVPPKATLKPLYDKLQKTVKVSAKLQPQVQCRVGNEEESETDIVENIDSLYNQILQHLPQHEENIKQVYLKLTMSKPVKVE